In the Leptospira sp. WS4.C2 genome, one interval contains:
- a CDS encoding rod shape-determining protein, with amino-acid sequence MIFDNLYGLFSNDMGIDLGTANTLVHVKGQGIVLSEPSVVAVQASTGRVLAVGQEAKRMLGRTPGDIVAIRPMKDGVIADFETVEKMIRYFIAKVHNRTTFVKPRIVIGVPSGITEVERRAVRESAEQAGAREIFLIEEALAAAIGANIPIHEPAGNMIVDIGGGTTEIAVISLGGMVIAESIRTGGDEFDEAIVKYLRNQYNLVVGERTAEDIKLTIGNAFADKRVDTMEVKGRDAISGLPRTLELDSNEIRKALKEPTDEILDGIKSVLERTPPELAADIVERGIVLTGGGCLLRGLEHYLTKETGVPVFRAENPLTCVVLGTGRYLDELKYIKPGIR; translated from the coding sequence ATGATATTTGATAACCTCTATGGACTTTTCTCGAACGATATGGGAATCGATTTGGGAACCGCGAACACGCTCGTACATGTGAAAGGACAAGGAATCGTCCTATCCGAACCGTCGGTCGTGGCAGTCCAGGCCTCTACGGGTCGGGTCCTTGCCGTTGGCCAAGAGGCCAAACGAATGCTAGGAAGAACTCCTGGTGACATCGTTGCCATTCGTCCCATGAAAGACGGGGTCATCGCCGACTTCGAAACTGTAGAAAAGATGATTCGTTACTTCATCGCTAAAGTTCACAATCGCACTACATTTGTAAAACCGCGGATCGTCATCGGAGTTCCTTCGGGAATTACCGAAGTAGAAAGACGGGCCGTTCGGGAATCCGCAGAACAAGCCGGAGCCCGCGAAATTTTCCTTATCGAAGAAGCACTCGCCGCAGCCATTGGAGCCAACATCCCGATCCATGAACCTGCTGGAAACATGATCGTTGATATCGGCGGGGGAACTACAGAAATCGCTGTGATCTCTCTCGGTGGTATGGTAATCGCTGAGTCCATCCGTACAGGTGGTGACGAATTTGATGAAGCCATTGTCAAATACCTCCGTAACCAATACAACCTAGTGGTGGGAGAGAGAACTGCCGAGGACATCAAACTCACGATCGGAAATGCTTTCGCTGACAAACGTGTCGACACGATGGAAGTGAAAGGCCGTGACGCCATCTCAGGACTCCCACGCACCCTCGAACTCGACTCGAACGAAATCCGTAAAGCCCTCAAAGAACCAACAGACGAAATCCTAGACGGGATCAAATCCGTTTTGGAACGCACTCCTCCAGAACTTGCCGCCGATATCGTGGAACGTGGTATCGTCCTCACTGGTGGTGGTTGCCTCCTTCGTGGTCTCGAACACTACCTCACCAAAGAAACTGGAGTTCCGGTCTTCCGTGCCGAAAACCCACTGACTTGTGTGGTGCTCGGAACCGGTCGTTACTTGGATGAATTGAAATACATCAAACCAGGAATCCGTTAA
- a CDS encoding Ppx/GppA phosphatase family protein, producing the protein MLPFSQILRKPNPAFRTEKILAAIDLGTNSFHIVVVKLRPDGTLEYLTKEKESVRLGSGSSDYAVIQEDAMERGIACLKRFQSLADSYKAEIRAVATSALREAENRQVFLNRAERETGIQIQVISGNEEARLIYLGILQGLPVYDKRILLIDIGGGSTELLIGEKGEILFSTSLKLGAIRLTEKYLKKDPLSATDMQKCRIHIESVLSAFLPQIETWKPFLVVGSSGTISSVASIVLEKKMEKRDRLNGTEITIDQFKEARKQVLDADSIKKRLKIPGLDAKRGDIIVGGILVLDEVLQRIKAPSITVSDFALREGIVYDTIESWYRQTDTSLPPLDNIREKAIKTVANLYPAGKQHAAAVAKITLQMFDDLKDLHKLGNLERDYLETACYLHQVGLCISHHNYHKHSYYIIKNSEAMVGFSNAEIEIIALLARYHRKGGPKGKHEEFKALRVEDQVLVKKLAAFLRIGDGLDRSEKSIIERLDAVAEKGKVLCRLYHKKGTDPNLEIWSVAEKKDLFEETYGVSLEFQTFTL; encoded by the coding sequence ATGCTTCCTTTCTCACAAATCTTAAGAAAACCCAATCCCGCATTTCGCACGGAAAAGATACTCGCTGCCATTGATTTAGGCACAAATTCTTTCCATATCGTCGTCGTAAAACTAAGACCGGACGGTACACTCGAATATCTAACCAAAGAAAAGGAATCCGTAAGACTGGGAAGCGGTAGCAGTGATTATGCGGTCATTCAGGAAGATGCCATGGAAAGAGGGATCGCTTGCCTCAAACGGTTTCAGTCCCTTGCTGACTCCTACAAGGCCGAAATTCGAGCCGTTGCCACAAGTGCCCTAAGGGAAGCCGAGAACCGCCAGGTATTTCTAAACCGAGCAGAGAGGGAAACAGGAATCCAAATCCAAGTGATCTCAGGAAACGAGGAAGCACGCCTCATTTATCTGGGGATATTGCAAGGCCTACCGGTTTATGACAAACGAATCCTACTCATTGACATTGGGGGAGGGAGTACAGAACTCCTCATTGGGGAAAAGGGAGAGATTCTTTTTTCCACCAGTTTGAAACTCGGAGCCATTCGTTTAACAGAAAAGTATTTAAAGAAAGATCCTTTGAGTGCCACTGATATGCAGAAGTGTCGGATTCACATTGAATCTGTGTTATCTGCTTTTTTGCCTCAGATTGAAACTTGGAAACCCTTTCTGGTTGTGGGAAGTTCGGGAACCATCTCCTCTGTGGCTTCCATTGTTTTAGAAAAAAAGATGGAAAAAAGGGACAGATTGAACGGAACAGAAATCACAATCGATCAGTTTAAAGAGGCCCGCAAACAAGTATTAGATGCAGATAGTATCAAAAAAAGATTAAAAATTCCTGGCCTTGATGCCAAACGTGGGGATATCATTGTAGGTGGGATTTTGGTTTTGGATGAGGTTCTGCAAAGGATCAAAGCTCCATCCATTACGGTGAGTGATTTTGCTCTTCGCGAAGGAATTGTGTATGATACAATTGAATCTTGGTATAGGCAAACAGACACTTCCCTTCCTCCTTTAGATAATATTCGGGAAAAAGCAATCAAAACCGTTGCCAACCTTTATCCTGCCGGAAAACAGCATGCGGCGGCAGTGGCAAAGATCACCTTGCAGATGTTTGATGATTTGAAAGATTTACACAAACTAGGAAATTTGGAACGTGATTATTTGGAGACTGCATGTTACTTGCACCAAGTGGGGTTATGTATTTCTCATCACAATTACCACAAACATAGTTATTATATCATTAAAAACTCAGAAGCGATGGTTGGTTTTTCCAATGCGGAAATCGAAATCATTGCCCTTCTTGCCCGTTATCATAGAAAAGGTGGTCCCAAAGGAAAACACGAAGAATTCAAAGCTTTACGAGTAGAAGACCAAGTTCTTGTGAAAAAATTGGCGGCCTTCCTTCGCATTGGAGATGGACTGGATCGTTCGGAAAAATCAATCATCGAACGCCTGGATGCTGTGGCGGAAAAGGGAAAGGTCCTTTGTCGGTTGTATCATAAAAAGGGAACTGATCCCAATTTAGAAATTTGGTCGGTTGCCGAAAAAAAAGATCTTTTTGAAGAAACCTATGGTGTATCCTTAGAGTTCCAAACCTTTACCTTATGA
- a CDS encoding SpoIIE family protein phosphatase: MKFYFRIVFVLFIYFPISLWALPVDLTKNWNVKKGWLESEVPTGVGWIPLESLPLVSIKSQLDFPDGILQKITMVKPFLLSEIDFKETESDSFALHIPYLSNVYKVYINGDLVAGSGVVENDRIIESGYKRNILIKLSRNLLRVGKNEIRVLLASESGEELNFYKVFNDFGSSIDRYAVLEKVEDEYATFMLLFLYFFVGIYHGLFYWKRRNETYNLYFALFAVFLSAYMYFRSQAIYQWDVDPFTTTKIEYFIVFLTPTWLLLFVDTFFRKRISLITKGYFGFSFILAVLQIFVNRASSVMLLRVWQGSVLAFSVVLFYITVRAVMKNNKDAKRLLIGIFFLMFTAIWDILGASGMIPIQNLNLSRFGFLFFVLGIAVVLANRFLSVHKQVEELNANLERKVVQRTNELQETLTRVQELKIQQDGDYFLTSLLLDPLNDSKKSHSEMIGIQSYTKQKKEFEFKGKIKEIGGDLIICDDIVLNGKKYFVFINGDAMGKSIQGAGGALVLGVVFLSFIKRTQLLLESQSKSPERWIKECFYELQTIFESFDGSMLVSVVLGLVEEETGVLYYLNAEHPWTVLYRDGVASFIEEELELRKIGTKGMAGNVRIRVFVLEQGDVLFIGSDGRDDLILETGSDGSRVMNEDETKFLQVVGESKGELEQIVQNLQLIGSFSDDLTLLRLEWMGSAKRMSSSSLTSVGSDHFLYSELQSVLESGNAEETYSTIERMLNNENLEDDVRINLLREKSRISLLLKRFDSAVESLESIFPYFVTDNEILLQLSYAYRKSKNVRKAVEIGERLRARDPKHIRNLINLVECYRLLKNKERARKILERLGTLAPGNSQYLKLKEVLDKEL, translated from the coding sequence ATGAAATTCTATTTTAGAATCGTCTTTGTTCTCTTTATTTATTTTCCCATCTCGCTTTGGGCTTTGCCAGTGGATCTTACAAAAAACTGGAATGTCAAAAAGGGTTGGTTGGAATCAGAAGTTCCTACAGGTGTCGGTTGGATTCCTTTAGAATCCCTTCCTCTTGTTTCTATCAAGTCTCAGTTAGATTTTCCCGATGGAATTTTACAAAAAATCACAATGGTAAAACCATTTCTTTTATCAGAAATTGATTTTAAGGAAACGGAATCAGATTCTTTTGCATTACATATACCGTATCTTTCCAATGTGTACAAAGTGTACATAAATGGAGATTTAGTCGCTGGTAGCGGGGTCGTAGAAAATGATCGTATCATCGAGAGTGGGTACAAAAGAAACATTCTGATCAAACTATCTCGGAATTTGTTGCGAGTCGGAAAAAATGAAATCAGAGTCCTTCTTGCATCAGAATCGGGTGAAGAATTAAATTTCTATAAAGTTTTTAATGATTTTGGTTCATCAATTGATCGTTATGCGGTTTTGGAAAAAGTTGAGGATGAATATGCAACCTTTATGTTGTTATTTTTATACTTTTTTGTTGGAATTTATCATGGTTTGTTCTATTGGAAACGCCGTAATGAAACATACAATCTTTACTTTGCTCTCTTTGCCGTATTTTTATCCGCTTATATGTATTTTAGATCCCAGGCCATCTACCAGTGGGATGTGGATCCGTTTACCACTACAAAAATAGAATACTTTATCGTATTTTTGACACCCACCTGGCTTTTGTTATTCGTAGATACTTTTTTTCGTAAACGAATTAGCCTCATCACAAAAGGGTATTTTGGATTCAGTTTCATTTTGGCGGTCTTACAAATTTTTGTGAACCGAGCTAGTTCCGTGATGCTTTTGCGAGTCTGGCAAGGATCAGTTTTGGCATTTAGTGTGGTTTTGTTTTATATTACAGTCCGCGCTGTTATGAAAAACAATAAAGACGCCAAACGTTTGTTGATTGGAATTTTCTTTCTAATGTTTACAGCCATATGGGATATTTTGGGTGCTTCGGGAATGATCCCCATTCAAAATTTAAATTTATCAAGATTCGGATTTTTATTCTTTGTGCTTGGGATTGCTGTCGTGCTGGCCAATCGTTTTTTAAGTGTCCATAAACAAGTAGAAGAGTTGAATGCCAACTTAGAAAGAAAGGTAGTCCAACGGACAAACGAATTACAAGAAACTCTCACTCGAGTTCAGGAGTTAAAAATCCAACAAGATGGGGATTATTTTTTAACATCGTTACTGCTTGATCCACTGAACGACTCCAAAAAGTCCCATTCTGAAATGATTGGAATCCAATCCTATACCAAACAAAAAAAAGAGTTCGAGTTCAAAGGAAAAATCAAAGAGATTGGGGGAGACCTCATCATCTGTGATGACATTGTTCTCAATGGTAAAAAATACTTCGTTTTTATCAACGGAGATGCGATGGGTAAGTCCATCCAAGGTGCAGGAGGCGCCCTCGTGTTAGGTGTTGTGTTTTTATCATTTATCAAACGCACACAACTGCTATTGGAAAGTCAGTCTAAATCTCCAGAACGATGGATCAAAGAATGTTTTTACGAACTCCAAACCATATTTGAATCCTTCGACGGATCTATGCTCGTGTCTGTTGTCCTAGGCCTTGTGGAAGAGGAAACAGGAGTTTTGTATTATCTCAACGCCGAACATCCTTGGACCGTTTTGTACAGGGATGGAGTTGCTTCCTTTATTGAAGAAGAATTGGAACTTCGTAAAATTGGAACCAAAGGAATGGCTGGAAATGTGCGCATCCGAGTTTTTGTTTTAGAACAAGGGGATGTTCTTTTTATCGGTTCGGATGGTCGGGATGATTTGATTTTGGAAACGGGATCTGATGGATCGCGTGTGATGAACGAGGATGAAACCAAATTTTTACAAGTGGTTGGCGAGTCGAAAGGGGAATTGGAACAAATTGTGCAAAACCTCCAATTAATTGGAAGTTTTTCTGATGATTTGACCTTACTACGATTGGAATGGATGGGTTCCGCCAAAAGGATGAGTTCCTCTTCACTGACATCAGTGGGATCAGATCATTTTTTATATTCCGAACTTCAATCAGTATTGGAATCAGGGAATGCGGAAGAAACTTACTCAACCATAGAACGAATGTTAAACAATGAAAATTTGGAAGATGATGTGCGAATCAATTTACTTCGCGAAAAATCTCGCATTTCCCTTTTATTGAAACGATTTGATTCCGCTGTAGAATCTTTGGAATCCATTTTTCCTTATTTTGTTACCGACAATGAAATTCTATTACAATTGAGTTATGCCTACCGAAAATCAAAGAATGTACGTAAGGCGGTGGAAATTGGAGAGAGGTTACGAGCGAGGGATCCAAAACACATTCGAAATCTTATTAATTTAGTAGAATGTTACAGACTTCTAAAAAACAAAGAACGAGCTCGTAAAATTTTGGAACGACTGGGAACACTTGCTCCCGGAAATTCTCAATATTTGAAACTAAAAGAAGTTTTGGACAAAGAACTTTAG
- a CDS encoding MFS transporter: MDFKFSTYHVFVVGLLAFLQFTVVLDFMILSPLGVLVMKELQISTQQFGFVVSAYAFSAGVSGILAAGFADRFDRKKMLLFFYIGFVVATFLCGIATSYFFLFGARILTGVFAGVISSISFAIVADLFPLQVRGRVMGFIMTAFAASQVFGLPIGIFISNLWGWQSPFLMIAGISGTVGFVIVFFLKPLTTHLDNKTERHAFLHLVKTLTEPKYFPAYIATTLLATGGFMLMPFGSAFSVHNLGVKLEDLPLVYMVTGVVSMLGGPLMGRLSDWIGKYKMFVIASLFASVIIIFYTKMQITPLPMVIFINSILFVFVAARMISANALTSAVPDLHDRGAFMAISSSVQQISGGIAATVAGLIVVQTSSGYMENYETLGYVVAAAILITVILMYNVNRIALSKHSN, from the coding sequence ATGGATTTTAAGTTCTCTACATATCATGTTTTTGTAGTTGGTTTACTGGCTTTTTTGCAATTCACAGTTGTCCTTGATTTTATGATCCTCTCTCCGCTTGGAGTTTTGGTCATGAAAGAATTACAGATTTCAACACAACAGTTTGGATTTGTAGTGTCAGCTTATGCGTTCAGTGCAGGTGTTTCTGGAATCCTTGCTGCTGGTTTTGCGGATCGTTTCGATCGCAAAAAGATGTTACTATTTTTTTACATAGGATTTGTAGTCGCTACCTTTCTATGCGGAATCGCAACTAGTTATTTCTTTTTATTTGGTGCTCGCATCTTAACTGGGGTTTTTGCAGGGGTCATTTCCTCCATATCCTTTGCCATTGTTGCCGACTTATTTCCTCTCCAAGTAAGAGGTAGGGTTATGGGCTTTATCATGACTGCCTTTGCGGCAAGCCAAGTTTTTGGACTTCCGATTGGAATTTTTATCTCCAACTTATGGGGATGGCAGTCTCCTTTTTTGATGATTGCTGGTATTAGTGGAACTGTTGGGTTTGTGATTGTTTTCTTTTTAAAACCACTCACCACTCATTTGGATAATAAAACGGAAAGACATGCTTTTTTGCATTTGGTGAAAACTCTCACGGAACCTAAATACTTTCCTGCGTATATTGCAACGACCTTACTTGCTACCGGTGGATTTATGCTGATGCCTTTCGGCTCTGCCTTTTCTGTTCACAATTTGGGAGTAAAATTAGAAGATTTACCTTTGGTTTATATGGTCACAGGAGTTGTTTCTATGTTAGGTGGTCCACTCATGGGTAGATTGAGTGATTGGATCGGAAAATACAAAATGTTTGTAATTGCTTCACTTTTTGCTTCTGTGATCATCATATTCTACACAAAAATGCAGATCACTCCTTTGCCAATGGTCATTTTTATCAATTCCATTCTTTTTGTATTTGTGGCAGCACGAATGATTTCTGCCAATGCGCTCACCTCAGCCGTTCCCGACTTACACGACCGTGGTGCCTTTATGGCGATCAGTTCATCCGTCCAACAGATCTCTGGTGGGATTGCAGCCACTGTTGCGGGCCTCATCGTTGTACAAACTTCTAGTGGTTATATGGAAAATTATGAAACATTAGGTTATGTTGTCGCAGCGGCCATATTGATTACCGTGATCTTAATGTACAATGTGAACCGAATCGCTTTGAGTAAACACTCAAACTAA
- a CDS encoding leucyl aminopeptidase, giving the protein MKIEISPLQIQIGAPKSGSYYKLIPIFQEDVKEELGKKFPVQIETKVFSGDLGKEFRDESEKTIYLGLGEKEKLNFRKFISHFFKYGEKILSYDGMGLEVIISKSLSKKFSADRIAYQIANTLFIGSYPVSVLQTKKKEKKKVGAVYLKFEDKSVTSLAESGLSKSKIVAKQVNGARHIAHLPANYFTPDDFVSRSKEIAKEYKLSIKVWDESQLKKEGLGGILAVARGSELQGKMVILEYKPAKAKKKFAIVGKGLTFDTGGISLKPPGEMHEMKYDMCGAAATIHAIGAIAALELPIHIVAAIGVAENMPDGKAIKPGDVYTAYNGTTVEVQNTDAEGRLVLGDVLSYVSKNYKPDYMVDLATLTGAVIIALGHEAAAILTNSDPLREALFKASETSDDRVWELPLWEEYGEDLKSDIADLKNITGGGKGAGTISAGIFLSKFVDESINWAHIDIAGAAWRKKKSGTQFHGPTGYGVRLLVDLANELSRK; this is encoded by the coding sequence ATGAAAATAGAAATCTCTCCGCTACAAATCCAAATCGGTGCACCCAAATCCGGCTCTTATTACAAACTCATCCCTATCTTTCAAGAGGATGTGAAAGAAGAATTGGGAAAAAAATTCCCAGTCCAAATAGAAACCAAGGTATTTTCTGGAGATCTTGGAAAAGAATTTCGAGATGAATCCGAAAAAACCATCTATCTCGGATTAGGTGAAAAAGAAAAACTAAATTTCAGAAAGTTCATTTCTCATTTTTTTAAATACGGAGAAAAAATTCTTAGTTATGATGGAATGGGTCTTGAGGTCATCATTTCTAAATCACTTTCCAAAAAGTTCTCAGCCGACCGAATTGCCTACCAAATTGCCAACACACTTTTTATCGGAAGTTATCCAGTTTCCGTTTTACAAACAAAGAAAAAAGAAAAAAAGAAAGTAGGAGCCGTTTACTTAAAATTTGAAGATAAATCAGTTACCAGTTTAGCAGAATCTGGACTCTCTAAAAGTAAAATCGTCGCCAAACAAGTCAATGGTGCTCGTCACATCGCTCACCTACCAGCAAACTACTTCACTCCCGATGACTTTGTTTCTCGTTCCAAAGAAATTGCAAAAGAGTACAAACTATCCATTAAAGTTTGGGATGAATCTCAATTGAAAAAGGAAGGCCTTGGTGGGATCCTCGCAGTAGCACGCGGATCGGAACTCCAAGGAAAAATGGTGATTTTGGAATACAAACCGGCCAAGGCTAAAAAGAAATTCGCTATTGTAGGAAAAGGTTTAACCTTTGATACCGGCGGAATTTCATTAAAACCTCCAGGTGAGATGCATGAAATGAAGTATGATATGTGCGGAGCCGCAGCCACCATACACGCGATTGGTGCCATTGCCGCACTCGAACTTCCCATCCATATTGTAGCCGCCATTGGTGTGGCCGAAAATATGCCAGATGGCAAAGCAATCAAACCCGGTGATGTTTATACAGCTTACAATGGAACTACTGTGGAAGTCCAAAACACAGATGCGGAAGGAAGGCTAGTCCTCGGGGACGTGTTATCCTACGTTTCCAAAAACTACAAACCAGACTATATGGTGGATTTAGCAACACTCACGGGAGCTGTCATCATTGCCCTAGGCCATGAAGCAGCGGCCATCCTTACCAACTCAGATCCACTCCGTGAAGCACTCTTCAAAGCATCCGAAACATCGGATGACCGAGTGTGGGAACTTCCTCTTTGGGAAGAATATGGTGAAGATTTAAAATCAGACATTGCCGATCTCAAAAACATCACTGGTGGGGGAAAAGGGGCAGGAACCATTTCTGCAGGAATTTTTCTTTCCAAGTTTGTGGATGAATCTATTAACTGGGCTCATATTGACATCGCTGGTGCCGCTTGGAGAAAGAAAAAATCGGGGACTCAATTCCACGGCCCGACAGGATACGGTGTGCGCCTGTTAGTTGATTTGGCCAACGAGTTATCTCGGAAGTAA
- the bcp gene encoding thioredoxin-dependent thiol peroxidase, with product MLEVGKKAPNFTSVNQNGEKVKLADLTGKNGIVVYFYPRDMTPGCTTEACDFRDNFARLKKFGFNVIGISKDNPKSHTKFIEKQEINFDLISDESGEICEAYGVWREKVFMGRRGMGIVRSTFLLDNSLKIKKIYDSVKVKGHVEEIIKDIQEIQGK from the coding sequence ATGTTGGAAGTCGGCAAAAAAGCCCCCAATTTTACAAGTGTCAACCAAAATGGCGAAAAAGTAAAACTCGCAGACCTAACAGGAAAAAATGGGATCGTTGTCTATTTTTATCCGAGAGATATGACACCAGGATGTACAACAGAAGCTTGTGACTTCCGAGACAATTTTGCCCGCTTGAAAAAATTCGGATTCAATGTGATTGGAATCTCCAAAGACAATCCAAAATCTCATACCAAGTTCATTGAAAAACAAGAAATCAATTTTGATCTAATCTCCGACGAGTCGGGAGAAATTTGTGAAGCTTATGGGGTTTGGAGAGAGAAGGTATTTATGGGAAGACGAGGCATGGGTATTGTAAGATCCACCTTCCTTTTGGACAACTCTCTCAAAATCAAAAAAATCTATGACAGCGTGAAGGTAAAAGGTCACGTGGAAGAAATCATCAAAGACATTCAGGAAATCCAAGGGAAATGA
- a CDS encoding potassium/proton antiporter: protein MIDSFTLQALVISTLILFSILSSKLFFRFGFPILLIFLTFGMLAGADGPGGIDFSDYSLAQSIGIFALIYILFLGGLESEWDSLKNFLAVGIRLSIIGTILTALILGVVIHYLFPVLGFMESFLLGSIVSATDAASVFNIFKTDSSDLPVHLKKIIEFESGSNDAVGVLLTTIFMNLLTADASFSGFQFFRFFVMQVLVGMMMGYSLGILILYLMNSVKLGYDGLYLVFITASVPFIYAVTTVFQGNGFLAVYIAGIIVGRNKFIHKKSIFRFLNGYVWILQIGMFLCFGLLVYPTRMANIWVPGLLIGVILILFARPAAVFISLFRVNLPIREKLFISWVGLRGASPIILATFPIAQGLVWGDLLFHIVFFVVLVSLLIQGSLIPKVAQWLGILKKDPDRKIYHPTDFDNIEFPGMTLQELIVPYNSSVVDKALFEIKLPEQSHILLIARGEQFLIPSGNTQVKGGDVVWVLAKDDVMPIIGRTFMAIA from the coding sequence ATGATCGATAGTTTTACCTTACAAGCTCTAGTTATCTCCACACTCATTCTATTTTCTATTTTATCGAGTAAACTATTCTTTCGTTTTGGATTCCCCATCCTCCTTATTTTCTTGACCTTTGGAATGTTAGCTGGTGCGGATGGCCCTGGTGGGATTGATTTCAGCGATTATAGTTTGGCACAGTCGATTGGCATATTTGCTTTAATTTATATTTTATTTTTAGGTGGACTCGAAAGTGAATGGGATAGTTTAAAAAACTTCCTTGCTGTTGGGATTCGTCTCTCCATCATAGGAACAATTCTTACAGCCCTCATTTTAGGTGTGGTCATTCATTATTTATTTCCAGTGCTTGGTTTTATGGAATCGTTTTTACTCGGATCCATTGTCAGTGCGACAGATGCAGCCTCTGTATTTAATATTTTTAAAACCGATTCTAGTGATCTTCCTGTTCATTTAAAAAAGATCATTGAATTTGAGTCTGGATCAAACGATGCGGTGGGAGTTCTTCTTACCACCATCTTTATGAACCTACTCACTGCCGATGCCAGTTTCAGTGGGTTCCAATTCTTTCGGTTTTTTGTGATGCAAGTCCTTGTCGGAATGATGATGGGATATAGTTTGGGTATCCTCATTTTGTATTTGATGAACTCCGTCAAACTTGGGTATGACGGTCTTTATTTAGTTTTTATTACGGCATCGGTTCCCTTCATTTATGCAGTGACCACTGTCTTTCAGGGCAATGGATTCTTAGCTGTTTATATCGCTGGTATTATTGTTGGTCGAAACAAATTCATACATAAAAAATCCATCTTCCGTTTCCTCAATGGATATGTTTGGATTTTGCAAATTGGTATGTTCCTTTGTTTTGGACTTTTGGTTTATCCCACCCGTATGGCCAATATTTGGGTACCCGGTCTTCTCATCGGGGTAATACTGATCCTCTTTGCAAGACCAGCAGCAGTTTTTATATCCTTATTCCGGGTGAACTTACCTATAAGAGAAAAGTTATTTATTTCTTGGGTCGGCCTACGTGGTGCGTCACCCATTATCCTTGCCACCTTTCCTATTGCCCAAGGTCTCGTCTGGGGAGATTTACTCTTCCATATTGTATTTTTTGTGGTCCTTGTTTCCTTACTCATCCAAGGATCGCTCATTCCTAAAGTGGCGCAGTGGTTAGGAATCTTAAAAAAAGATCCCGATCGTAAAATTTATCATCCGACAGACTTTGATAACATCGAGTTTCCAGGTATGACCTTACAAGAGTTAATCGTGCCGTATAACTCCAGTGTAGTGGACAAAGCTTTGTTTGAAATCAAACTTCCAGAGCAGTCACATATCCTTCTCATTGCTCGGGGGGAACAGTTTTTAATTCCCTCAGGAAACACACAAGTCAAGGGTGGGGATGTGGTTTGGGTGTTGGCAAAAGACGATGTGATGCCGATCATCGGAAGAACCTTTATGGCAATCGCCTAA